A single region of the Gorilla gorilla gorilla isolate KB3781 chromosome 1, NHGRI_mGorGor1-v2.1_pri, whole genome shotgun sequence genome encodes:
- the PRG4 gene encoding proteoglycan 4 isoform X1 produces the protein MAWKTLPIYLLLLLSVFVIQQVSSQDLSSCAGRCGEGYSRDAICNCDYNCQHYMECCPDFKRVCTVELSCKGRCFESFERGRECDCDAQCKKYDKCCPDYESFCAEVHNPTSPPSSKKAPPPSGASQTIKSTTKRSPKPPNKKKTKKVIESEEITEEHSVSENQESSSSSSSSSSSSTIRKIKSSKNSAANRELQKKLKVKDNKKNRTKKKPTPKPPVVDEAGSGLDNGDFKVTTPDTSTTQHNKVTTSPKITTAKPINPRPSLPPNSDTPKETSLTVNKETTVETKETTTTNKQTSTDGKEKTTSAKETQSIEKTSAKDLAPTSKVLAKPTPKAETTTKGPALTTPKEPTPTTPKEPASTTPKEPTPTTIKSAPTTPKEPAPTTPKEPAPTTPKEPAPTTTKSAPTTPKEPAPTTPKEPAPTTPKEPAPTTTKSAPTTPKEPAPTTPKKPAPTTPKEPAPTTPKEPAPTTPKEPAPTTPKEPAPTTPKEPAPTTPKEPAPTTPKEPAPTAPKKPAPTTPKEPAPTTPKEPAPTTTKEPSPTTPKEPAPTTTKSAPTTPKEPAPTPPKKPVPTTPKEPAPTTPKEPAPTTTKKPAPTTPKEPAPTTPKETAPTTPKKLTPTTPEELTPTTPEEPAPTTPEEPAPTTPEEPAPTTPEEPAPTTPKAAAPTTPKEPAPTTPKEPAPTTPKETAPTTPKETAPTTPKGTAPTTLKEPAPTTPKKPAPKELAPTTTKEPTSTTSDKPAPTTPEETAPTTPKGTAPTTPKGTAPTTPKEPAPTTPKKTAPTTPKGTAPTTLKEPAPTTPKKPAPKELAPTPTKEPTSTTSDKPAPPTPKETAPTTPKEPAPTTPKKPAPTTPETPPPTTSEVSTPTTTKEPTTIHKSPDESTPELSAEPTPKALENSPKEPGVPTTKTPAATKPEMTTTAKDKTTERDLRTTPETTTAAPKMTKETATTTEKTTESKITTTTTQVTSTTTQDTTPFKITTLKTTTLAPKVTTTTKKTITTTEIMNKPEETAKPKDRATNSKATTPKPQKPTKAPKKPTSTKKPKTMPRVRKPKTTPTPRKMTSTMPELNPTSRVAEAMLQTTTRPNQIPNSKLVEVNPKSEDAGGAEGETPHMLLRPHVFMPEVTPDMDYLRRVPNQGIIINPMLSDETNICNGKPVDGLTTLRNGTLVAFRGHYFWMLSPFSPPSPARRITEVWGIPSPIDTVFTRCNCEGKTFFFKDSQYWRFTNDIKDAGYPKPIFKGFGGLTGQIVAALSTAKYKNWPESVYFFKRGGSIQQYIYKQEPVQKCPGRRPALNYPVYGETTQVRRRRFERAIGPSQTHTIRIQYSPARLAYHDKGVLHNEVKVSILWRGLPNVVTSAISLPNIRKPDGYDYYAFSKDQYYNIDVPSRTARAITTRSGQTLSKVWYNCP, from the exons ATGGCATGGAAAACACTTCCCATTTACCTGTTGTTGCTGCTGTCTGTTTTCGTGATTCAGCAAGTTTCATCTCAAG atttatcaaGCTGTGCAGGGAGATGTGGGGAAGGGTATTCTAGAGATGCCATCTGCAACTGTGATTATAACTGTCAACACTACATGGAGTGCTGCCCTGATTTCAAGAGAGTCTGCACTGTAG AGCTTTCCTGTAAAGGCCGCTGCTTTGAGTCCTTcgagagagggagggagtgtgACTGCGACGCCCAATGTAAGAAGTATGACAAGTGCTGTCCTGATTATGAGAGTTTTTGTGCAGAAG TGCATAATCCCACATCACCACCATCTTCAAAGAAAGCACCTCCACCTTCAGGAGCATCTCAAACCATCAAATCAACAACCAAACGTTCACCTAAACCACCAAACAAGAAGAAGACTAAGAAAGTTATAGAATCAGAGGAAATAACAGAAG AACATTCTGTTTCTGAAAATCAagagtcctcctcctcctcctcctcttcctcttcttcttcaacAATTCGGAAAATCAAGTCTTCCAAAAATTCAGCTGCTAATAGAGAATTACAGAAGAAACTCAAAG taaaagataacaagaagaACAGAACTAAAAAGAAACCTACCCCCAAACCACCAGTtgtagatgaagctggaagtggATTGGACAATGGTGACTTCAAGGTCACAACTCCTGACACGTCTACCACCCAGCACAATAAAGTCACCACATCTCCCAAGATCACAACAGCAAAACCAATAAATCCCAGACCCAGTCTTCCGCCTAATTCTGATACACCTAAAGAGACGTCTTTGACAGTGAATAAAGAGACAACAGTTGAAACTAAAGAAACTACTACAACAAATAAACAGACTTCAACTGATGGAAAAGAGAAGACTACTTCCGCTAAAGAGACGCAAAGTATAGAGAAAACATCTGCTAAAGATTTAGCACCCACATCTAAAGTGCTGGCTAAACCTACACCCAAAGCTGAAACTACAACCAAAGGCCCTGCTCTCACCACTCCCAAGGAGCCCACACCCACCACTCCCAAGGAGCCTGCATCTACCACGCCCAAAGAGCCCACACCCACCACCATCAAGTCTGCACCCACCACCCCCAAGGAGCCTGCACCCACCACCCCCAAGGAGCCTGCACCCACCACTCCCAAGGAgcctgcacccaccaccaccaagtCTGCACCCACCACTCCCAAGGAGCCTGCACCCACCACCCCCAAGGAGCCTGCACCCACCACTCCCAAGGAgcctgcacccaccaccaccaagtCTGCACCCACCACTCCCAAGGAGCCTGCACCCACCACCCCCAAGAAGCCTGCCCCAACTACCCCCAAGGAGCCTGCACCCACCACTCCCAAGGAGCCTGCACCCACCACTCCCAAGGAGCCTGCACCCACCACTCCCAAGGAACCTGCACCCACCACTCCCAAGGAGCCTGCACCCACCACCCCCAAGGAGCCTGCACCCACCACTCCCAAAGAGCCTGCACCCACCGCCCCCAAGAAGCCTGCCCCAACTACCCCCAAGGAGCCTGCACCCACCACTCCCAAGGAGCCTGCACCCACTACCACCAAGGAGCCTTCACCCACCACTCCCAAGGAGCCTGCACCCACCACTACCAAGTCTGCACCCACCACTCCCAAGGAGCCTGCACCCACCCCCCCCAAGAAGCCTGTCCCAACTACCCCCAAGGAGCCTGCACCCACCACTCCCAAGGAacctgcacccaccaccaccaagaAGCCTGCACCCACCACTCCCAAAGAGCCTGCCCCAACTACCCCCAAGGAGACTGCACCCACCACCCCCAAGAAGCTCACACCCACCACCCCCGAGGAGCTCACACCCACCACCCCTGAGGAGCCCGCACCCACCACCCCTGAGGAGCCCGCACCCACCACCCCTGAGGAGCCCGCACCTACCACCCCTGAGGAGCCCGCTCCCACCACTCCTAAGGCAGCGGCTCCCACCACCCCTAAGGAGCCTGCTCCCACCACCCCTAAGGAGCCTGCTCCAACTACCCCTAAGGAGACTGCTCCAACTACCCCTAAGGAGACTGCTCCAACTACCCCTAAAGGGACTGCTCCAACTACCCTCAAGGAACCTGCACCCACTACTCCCAAGAAGCCTGCCCCCAAGGAGcttgcacccaccaccaccaaggAGCCCACATCCACCACCTCTGACAAGCCCGCTCCAACTACCCCTGAGGAGACTGCTCCAACTACCCCTAAGGGGACTGCTCCAACTACCCCTAAGGGGACTGCTCCAACTACCCCTAAGGAGCCTGCTCCAACTACCCCTAAGAAGACTGCTCCAACTACCCCTAAGGGGACTGCTCCAACTACCCTCAAGGAACCTGCACCCACTACTCCCAAGAAGCCTGCCCCCAAGGAGCTTGCACCCACCCCCACCAAGGAGCCCACATCCACCACCTCTGACAAGCCTGCTCCACCTACACCTAAGGAGACTGCTCCAACTACCCCCAAGGAGCCTGCACCCACTACCCCCAAGAAGCCTGCTCCAACTACTCCTGAGACACCTCCTCCAACCACTTCAGAGGTCTCTACTCCAACTACCACCAAGGAGCCTACCACTATCCACAAAAGCCCTGATGAATCAACTCCTGAGCTTTCTGCAGAACCCACACCAAAAGCTCTTGAAAACAGTCCCAAGGAACCTGGTGTACCTACAACTAAGACTCCTGCAGCGACTAAACCTGAAATGACTACAACAGCTAAAGACAAGACAACAGAAAGAGACTTACGTACTACACCTGAAACTACAACTGCTGCACCTAAGATGACAAAAGAGACAGCAACTACAACAGAAAAAACTACCGAATCCAAAATAACAACTACAACCACACAAGTAACATCTACCACAACTCAAGATACCACACCATTCAAAATTACTACTCTTAAAACAACTACTCTTGCACCCAAAGTAACTActacaacaaaaaagacaattaCTACCACTGAGATTATGAACAAACCTGAAGAAACAGCTAAACCAAAAGACAGAGCTACTAATTCTAAAGCGACAACTCCTAAACCTCAAAAGCCAACCAAAGCACCCAAAAAACCCACTTCTaccaaaaagccaaaaacaatGCCTAGAGTGAGAAAACCAAAGACGACACCAACTCCCCGCAAGATGACATCAACAATGCCAGAATTGAACCCTACCTCAAGAGTAGCAGAAGCCATGCTCCAAACCACCACCAGACCTAACCAAATTCCAAACTCCAAACTAGTTGAAGTAAATCCAAAGAGTGAAGATGCAGGTGGTGCTGAAGGAGAAACACCTCATATGCTTCTCAGGCCCCACGTGTTCATGCCTGAAGTTACTCCCGACATGGATTACTTACGGAGAGTACCCAATCAAGGCATTATCATCAATCCCATGCTTTCCG atGAGACCAACATATGCAACGGTAAGCCAGTAGATGGACTGACTACTTTGCGCAATGGGACATTAGTTGCATTCCGAG GTCATTATTTCTGGATGCTAAGTCCATTCAGTCCACCATCTCCAGCTCGCAGAATTACTGAAGTCTGGGGTATTCCTTCCCCCATTGATACTGTTTTTACTAGGTGCAACTGTGAAGGAAAAACTTTCTTCTTTAAG GATTCTCAGTACTGGCGTTTTACCAATGATATAAAAGATGCAGGGTACCCCAAACCAATTTTCAAAGGATTTGGAGGACTAACTGGACAAATAGTGGCAGCGCTTTCAACAGCTAAATACAAGAACTGGCCTGAATCTGTGTATTTTTTCAAGAGAG GTGGCAGCATTCAGCAGTATATTTATAAACAGGAACCTGTACAGAAGTGCCCTGGAAGAAGGCCTGCTCTAAATTATCCAGTGTATGGAGAAACGACACAGGTTAGGAGACGTCGCTTTGAACGTGCTATAGGACCTTCTCAAACACACACCATCAGAATTCAATATTCACCTGCCAGACTGGCTTATCACGACAAAG GTGTCCTTCATAATGAAGTTAAAGTGAGTATACTGTGGAGAGGACTTCCAAATGTGGTTACCTCAGCTATATCACTGCCCAACATCAGAAAACCTGACGGCTATGATTACTATGCCTTTTCTAAAG ATCAATACTATAACATTGATGTGCCTAGTAGAACAGCAAGAGCAATTACTACTCGTTCTGGGCAGACCTTATCCAAAGTCTGGTACAACTGTCCTTAG